One Glycine soja cultivar W05 chromosome 2, ASM419377v2, whole genome shotgun sequence genomic region harbors:
- the LOC114400561 gene encoding T-complex protein 1 subunit eta-like gives MSAMLQPQIILLKEGTDTSQGKPQVVSNINACTAVADVVRTTLGPRGMDKLIHDDKGTVTISNDGATIMKLLDIVHPAARILVDIAKSQDSEVGDGTTTVVLLAAEFLREAKPFIEDGVHSQNLIRSYRTACSLAIEKIKDLAVSIEGKSLEEKKNLLAKCASTTLSSKLIGGEKEFFAPMVVDAVISIGNEDRLNMIGIKKVPGGTMRDSFLVNGVAFKKTFSYAGFEQQPKKFLNPKILLLNVELELKSEKENAEIRLSDPAQYQSIVDAEWNIIYDKLDKCVSSGAKVVLSRLAIGDLATQYFADRDIFCAGRVAEEDLKRVAAATGGTVQTSVNNVIDEVLGTCEVFEERQVGNERFNIFSGCSSGQTATIVLRGGADQFIEEAERSLHDAIMIVRRALKNSTVVAGGGAIDMEISRYLRQHARTIAGKSQLFINSYAKALEVIPRQLCDNAGFDATDVLNKLRQKHALPSGEGGPYGVDIATGGIADSFANFVWEPAIVKINAINAATEAACLILSVDETIKNPKSESAQGDAAASAMGRGRGGAFRGRGRGMRR, from the exons ATGTCAGCGATGCTG CAACCTCAGATCATTCTGTTGAAGGAAGGCACGGACACTTCGCAAGGGAAGCCGCAGGTGGTGAGCAACATCAATGCCTGCACCGCCGTCGCCGACGTCGTCCGCACCACCCTCGGCCCTCGCGGCATGGACAAGCTAATCCACGACGACAAGGGAACCGTCACCATCTCCAACGACGGCGCCACCATCATGAAGCTCCTCGACATCGTTCACCCCGCCGCCAGAATCCTCGTCGACATCGCCAAGTCTCAGGACTCCGAG GTTGGCGATGGAACCACCACTGTGGTGTTGCTTGCAGCGGAGTTTTTAAGGGAGGCCAAGCCTTTCATTGAAGATGGTGTTCACTCACAAAACTTGATACGAAGCTATAGGACGGCCTGCTCCTTG GCTATTGAGAAGATTAAAGATCTAGCTGTTAGCATAGAGGGGAAAAGtctggaagaaaagaaaaacttgcTTGCAAAGTGTGCTTCTACCACTCTTTCTTCGAAGCTTATAGGTGGAGAAAAAGAATTCTTTGCACCCATGGTTGTGGATGCTGTAATTTCAATTGGGAATGAAGACAGGTTGAACATGATTGGAATAAAGAAG GTTCCTGGTGGTACCATGCGGGACTCATTTCTAGTAAATGGTGTTGCCTTCAAAAAGACTTTTTCATATGCTGGGTTTGAACAACAGCCCAAGAAGTTTCTCAATCCTAAAATACTATTACTAAATGTCGAGTTGGAGCTAAAATCTGAGAAAGAAAATGCTGAAATaag GTTATCAGATCCTGCGCAATATCAATCAATAGTTGATGCAGAATGGAACAttatttatgataagttggaTAAATGTGTCAGCAGTGGTGCCAAAGTTGTTCTTTCACGATTGGCTATCGGTGATCTAGCTACACAG TATTTTGCAGACCGAGATATTTTCTGTGCTGGTCGTGTAGCTGAAGAAGATCTAAAAAGGGTTGCTGCTGCGACTGGTGGAACCGTACAAACATCTGTGAATAACGTGATTGATGAG GTCCTTGGAACTTGTGAAGTTTTTGAGGAAAGGCAGGTTGGAAATGAGAGGTTCAATATTTTCAGTGGATGTTCATCTGGCCAAACAGCCACCATAGTTCTTCGTGGTGGAGCTGATCAG TTCATAGAGGAAGCAGAGCGAAGTTTGCATGATGCAATCATGATTGTTAGGAGGGCTTTGAAGAATTCAACAGTGGTTGCTGGGGGAGGTGCAATAGAT ATGGAGATAAGCCGGTATCTGAGGCAGCATGCACGTACAATAGCTGGAAAGTCTCAGCTTTTCATTAACTCCTATGCAAAAGCTCTTGAG GTTATACCTAGACAATTATGTGACAATGCCGGATTTGATGCAACTGATGTTCTGAATAAACTAAGGCAGAAACATGCGCTCCCTTCTG GTGAGGGGGGACCATATGGGGTGGACATAGCCACTGGTGGAATTGCTGACTCGTTTGCTAACTTTGTCTGGGAGCCTGCAATTGTGAAG atcaaTGCTATAAATGCTGCAACAGAGGCTGCTTGCCTTATCTTAAGTGTGGatgaaacaattaaaaatcCCAAG TCTGAGAGTGCACAAGGAGATGCTGCTGCAAGTGCCATGGGCAGAGGTCGTGGAGGTGCATTCCGTGGTCGAGGACGAGGAATGCGAAGATGA
- the LOC114400569 gene encoding very-long-chain enoyl-CoA reductase-like, translating into MKVTVVSRSGREVVKGGIELSDSATVADLQEAIHKRTKKYPSRQRLTLPVQPGSKERPVVLNYKKSLKDYTIGNSETLTVVFKDLGPQVSYRTLFFCEYLGPLLLYPVFYYLPVYQYFGYKGERVIHPVQTYALYYWCFHYAKRILETFFVHCFSHATSPLSNVFRNCAYYWTFGSYIAYYVNHPLYTPVNDLQMKIGFGFGILCQISNFYCHIILKNLRSPGGEGGYQIPRGFLFNIVTCANYTTEIYQWLGFNIATQTVAGYIFLVVATFIMTNWALAKHRRLKKLFDGKEGRPRYPRRWVILPPFL; encoded by the exons ATGAAGGTCACAGTGGTTTCTCGAAGTGGAAGAGAAGTGGTTAAAGGTGGCATTGAGCTCAGCGATTCt GCTACTGTAGCAGATTTGCAGGAGGCAATTCATAAGCGAA CCAAGAAATACCCATCAAGGCAGCGCTTGACACTTCCTGTCCAACCTGGATCAAAGGAAAGGCCTGTTGTCCTTAATTACAAGAAGAGTCTGAAAGACTATACAATTGGAAATTCAGAAACCTTAACTGTTGTATTCAAGGACTTGGGCCCACAAGTTTCTTACCGTACACTTTTTTTCTGCGAGTATTTGGGACCTTTGCTTCTCTATCCAGTCTTCTATTATCTCCCTGTCTACCAATATTTTGGCTACAAAGGTGAACGTGTCATCCACCCTGTGCAGACATATGCCTTGTACTACTGGTGTTTCCATTATGCCAAACGAATTCTGGAAACATTTTTTGTGCATTGCTTCAGCCATGCAACCTCACCCCTTTCCAATGTGTTTCGTAACTGTGCTTATTACTGGACCTTTGGCTCCTATATTGCTTATTATGTGAACCACCCTTTATATACCCCTGTAAACGACCTCCAAATGAAGATTGGGTTTGGATTTGGGATACTttgtcaaatttcaaatttctattGCCATATTATTCTGAAGAATCTTCGTAGTCCTGGTGGTGAAGGTGGATACCAAATCCCAAGGGGCTTTCTCTTCAATATTGTTACCTGTGCAAATTATACAACTGAGATCTATCAGTGGCTGGGATTCAACATTGCAACACAAACTGTTGCAGGCTACATTTTCCTTGTGGTTGCTACTTTTATAATGACCAATTGGGCTTTGGCCAAGCACAGGCGTTTAAAGAAG TTGTTTGATGGAAAGGAAGGGAGACCTAGGTATCCTCGTCGATGGGTAATATTGCCCCCATTCCTGTAG
- the LOC114400586 gene encoding UDP-glycosyltransferase 92A1-like yields MLYFNIRLTKSSLYLELAPMAAGKKGHIVMIPFMAQGHIIPFLALARQIQQRTTSFTITIANTPLNIQYLRSSLSSPNEIHLAELPFNSTQHGLPPNIENTEKLPLTHIAKLFLSTLSLEAPLRSLISQITEQEGHPPLCIISDVFLGWVNNVAKTLGIRNLSFTTCGAYGTLAYISIWSNLPHRKTDSDEFHVPGFPQNYKFHRTQLHKFLRAADGTDEWSQFFIPQIALSIKSDGWICNTVEEIEPLGLHLLRNYLQLPVWNVGPLLPPVSLSGSKHRAGKEPGIALEACMEWLDLKDENSVVYISFGSQNTISASQMMALAEGLEESGISFIWVIRPPFGFDINREFIAEWLPKGFEERMRDTKRGLLVNKWGPQLEILSHSSTGAFLSHCGWNSVLESLSYGVPMIGWPLAAEQAYNVKMLVEEMGVAIELTRTVETVISGEQVKKVIEIAMEQEGKGKEMKEKANEIAAHMREAITEKGKEKGSSVRAMDDLVTTILSPNKAV; encoded by the coding sequence ATGCTTTACTTTAATATCAGATTAACCAAGTCAAGTTTATACCTAGAGCTAGCTCCAATGGCAGCAGGGAAGAAGGGGCACATCGTGATGATACCTTTCATGGCACAAGGCCACATCATCCCATTCCTCGCATTAGCAAGGCAAATCCAACAGAGAACAACAAGCTTCACCATCACCATAGCCAACACACCCCTCAACATTCAATACCTACGATCTTCACTTTCTTCTCCCAATGAAATCCATCTTGCTGAGTTACCCTTCAACTCCACCCAACACGGTTTGCCACCCAACATAGAGAACACCGAGAagctccctctcactcacataGCAAAACTCTTCCTTTCAACACTCAGCCTCGAAGCTCCTCTTCGCTCCTTGATATCACAGATCACAGAACAAGAGGGTCACCCTCCACTTTGCATTATATCTGACGTGTTCCTTGGCTGGGTTAACAACGTTGCAAAGACTTTAGGTATTAGGAACCTAAGCTTCACCACTTGTGGTGCTTATGGAACTTTGGCCTATATTTCTATCTGGTCCAACCTACCTCATAGGAAAACAGACTCTGATGAGTTCCATGTTCCGGGGTTCCCTCAAAACTACAAATTCCACCGCACCCAATTGCATAAATTTCTAAGAGCAGCTGATGGCACTGATGAGTGGTCACAGTTTTTCATTCCACAGATTGCACTTTCTATCAAGTCTGATGGGTGGATTTGCAACACGGTTGAGGAGATTGAGCCTTTGGGGTTGCATCTTCTGAGGAACTATCTTCAACTTCCCGTTTGGAATGTGGGGCCTCTCTTGCCACCTGTTTCACTCAGTGGCTCTAAACATCGTGCAGGAAAGGAACCTGGCATAGCCCTTGAAGCATGTATGGAGTGGCTGGATTTGAAAGATGAGAATTCTGTTGTCTACATTTCATTTGGGTCACAGAACACTATCAGTGCCTCCCAAATGATGGCATTGGCGGAGGGGTTGGAAGAGAGTGGGATATCGTTTATTTGGGTTATAAGGCCACCTTTTGGTTTTGACATTAATAGAGAGTTCATTGCAGAATGGTTGCCAAAAGGGTTTGAAGAGAGAATGAGGGACACCAAACGTGGCCTTTTGGTGAACAAATGGGGACCCCAGTTGGAGATTCTGTCACACAGTTCCACAGGAGCATTTCTAAGCCATTGTGGATGGAACTCTGTGTTGGAGAGTCTCAGCTATGGGGTGCCTATGATTGGGTGGCCACTAGCTGCTGAACAAGCATACAATGTGAAGATGTTGGTGGAGGAAATGGGTGTGGCTATTGAGCTCACTCGAACTGTGGAAACTGTGATCTCTGGGGAGCAGGTTAAGAAGGTTATAGAAATAGCTATGGAGCAAGAAGGGAAGGGAAAGGAGATGAAGGAGAAGGCGAATGAGATTGCAGCTCACATGAGAGAGGCCATAACAGAGAAAGGTAAAGAAAAGGGGTCTTCTGTGAGAGCAATGGATGATCTTGTTACAACCATTTTATCACCCAACAAGGCTGTATGA
- the LOC114400594 gene encoding protein FAR1-RELATED SEQUENCE 3-like, with the protein MGEGSDHQAMADNGNAESSEGGVSSAENNSGSHVRVGVSEPYVGREFDSEDAAKAFYIEYGKRVGFSCKAGLYGGCSTADGANMYREFVCGREDSKRKPPESCNAMIRIEQKGQNKWVVTKFIKDHSHSLGNLSKVHNIRPRKPFSSVGRTMPETYQGVGLVPSGVMYVSMDKNCIPTKNIQGIKNIPAAAAVAETNQPVKSPTMMNYAVRPPSRKRTLGKDAQNLLEYFKKMQAENPGFFYAIQLDEDNHMSNVFWADARSRTSYSHFGDAVTLDTTYRINQYGVPFAPFTGVNHHGQMILFGCALLLDDSEASFVWLFKTFLTAMNDRYPVSITTDQDRAIQTAVSQVFPQTRHCISKWHVLREGHEKLAHVCNMHPNFQIELYNCINLTETIEEFDSSWNFIINKYELTKNDWLQSLYSARAQWVPAYFRDSFFAAISPNQGFDGSYFYGFVNHQTTLPLFFRQYEQALECWFEKELESDYETICTTPVLKTPSPMEKQAANLYTRKIFSKFQEELVETFAYTANRIEEDGENSIFRVAKFEDDQKAYVVTLNLSELRANCSCQMFEYSGILCRHVLTVFTVTNVLTLPSHYILKRWTRNAKSSAGSVELAGESLGHESLTSRYSNLCWEAIKYAEEGALTVEIYDTAISALRESGKKISFMRRSVAKVAPPSHPASGTAYDDRKSPTSTVDTNPLLWPLQDETTQRFNLNDASTPVQSVADLNLPQMTPVSLQRDDGPPENMVVYPCLKSLTWVMENRNSTPGNRVAVISLKLQDYSRIPSTESEVKFNLSKVSLEPLFNHMVNISDQLSTPTRKFAVLNLKLPVAETTSGASEVKFQVSKDTLGAVLRSMAYIREQLLGPGDAQTEPLSKRPRK; encoded by the exons ATGGGAGAAGGAAGTGACCATCAAGCTATGGCAGACAATGGAAATGCTGAATCTAGTGAAGGTGGAGTTAGTAGTGCTGAAAACAACTCTGGTTCTCATGTTCGGGTTGGGGTTTCTGAGCCATATGTGGGTAGGGAATTTGATTCTGAAGATGCTGCAAAGGCTTTCTACATTGAGTATGGCAAACGAGTGGGTTTCAGCTGCAAAGCTGGCCTATATGGTGGTTGTTCCACAGCTGATGGGGCAAATATGTACCGGGAGTTTGTGTGTGGCAGGGAAGATTCAAAAAGAAAGCCTCCTGAAAGCTGCAATGCAATGATTAGGATCGAGCAGAAGGGTCAAAATAAGTGggttgttacaaaatttataaaggATCATAGCCATTCCCTTGGTAACCTTAGTAAGGTGCATAATATTCGGCCACGTAAGCCCTTTTCTAGTGTTGGAAGAACCATGCCTGAAACTTACCAAGGAGTGGGGCTTGTTCCAAGTGGTGTGATGTATGTATCTATGGATAAGAATTGCATTCCCACTAAGAATATTCAGGGAATTAAGAATATTCCTGCAGCTGCTGCTGTTGCTGAAACAAATCAGCCAGTTAAAAGTCCTACAATGATGAATTATGCTGTTAGGCCACCTAGTCGAAAGAGGACATTAGGGAAGGATGCTCAGAACCTGCTGGAGTACTTTAAGAAAATGCAAGCTGAGAACCCTGGTTTCTTCTATGCAATCCAACTTGATGAAGATAATCATATGTCtaatgtgttttgggcagatGCAAGATCAAGGACTTCTTACAGTCATTTTGGTGATGCAGTTACTCTGGACACAACATACAGAATAAATCAATATGGAGTGCCATTTGCTCCATTCACTGGGGTAAACCATCATGGTCAGATGATTTTGTTTGGCTGTGCACTTCTTTTGGATGATTCTGAAGCTTCTTTTGTGTGGCTTTTTAAGACATTTCTGACAGCGATGAATGACCGATACCCTGTCTCTATCACTACTGATCAAGACAGAGCCATACAGACAGCCGTTTCAcaagtttttcctcaaacacgCCACTGTATAAGCAAATGGCATGTCTTGCGAGAAGGCCATGAAAAGTTGGCCCATGTATGCAACATGCATCCAAATTTTCAGATTGAACTTTATAATTGTATTAATCTGACGGAAACAATTGAGGAGTTTGATTCATCTTGGAATTTTATCATCAATAAATATGAACTCACAAAAAATGATTGGCTTCAGTCCTTGTACAGTGCTCGTGCTCAATGGGTTCCAGCATATTTTCGTGATTCATTTTTTGCAGCAATATCTCCTAATCAAGGATTTGATGGTTCTTATTTTTATGGTTTTGTCAACCACCAGACAACATTACCACTGTTCTTTAGGCAGTATGAACAAGCTTTGGAGTGCTGGTTTGAAAAAGAATTAGAATCAGATTATGAGACAATTTGTACCACCCCTGTTCTGAAGACACCTTCCCCGATGGAGAAGCAGGCTGCGAATCTCTATACgcggaaaatattttcaaagtttcAAGAAGAGCTAGTTGAAACTTTTGCTTATACTGCCAACAGAATTGAAGAAGATGGAGAAAATAGCATATTCAGGGTTGCAAAATTTGAGGATGACCAAAAGGCATATGTTGTCACATTAAACCTTTCTGAGTTGAGAGCTAACTGTAGTTGCCAAATGTTTGAGTATTCAGGCATTCTTTGTAGACATGTTCTAACTGTTTTTACTGTGACTAATGTACTTACATTACCATCtcattacattttaaaacggTGGACAAGAAATGCAAAAAGCAGTGCTGGATCAGTTGAACTTGCTGGTGAATCACTTGGACACGAGTCTTTGACATCACGATATAGCAATCTTTGTTGGGAAGCCATCAAGTATGCTGAAGAAGGGGCATTGACTGTGGAAATTTATGATACTGCAATTAGTGCTCTTAGAGAAAGTGGAAAGAAGATTTCTTTCATGAGGAGAAGTGTTGCCAAAGTTGCCCCTCCCAGTCATCCAGCCAGTGGGACTGCTTATGATGACAGAAAATCCCCTACTTCAACAGTAGATACAAACCCTCTTTTGTGGCCATTGCAGGATGAAACAACACAGAGGTTTAATCTTAATGATGCTAGTACTCCCGTTCAATCAGTTGCTGATCTAAATTTACCGCAAATGACCCCAGTGTCTCTCCAGCGAGATGATGGTCCACCAGAAAACATG GTGGTTTATCCATGTCTGAAATCATTGACGTGGGTAATGGAGAACAGGAACTCAACACCAGGGAATAGAGTAGCTGTTATCAGTCTTAAG TTGCAAGATTATAGCAGGATTCCTTCAACAGAATCCGAGGTTAAGTTTAATCTCTCAAAAGTTAGCTTGGAACCATTGTTTAACCATATGGTCAACATCAGTGATCAGCTTTCCACACCAACTAGGAAGTTTGCTGTATTGAATCTCAAG CTTCCCGTCGCCGAGACAACTTCTGGTGCGAGTGAAGTTAAGTTTCAGGTGTCCAAGGACACATTGGGTGCTGTACTACGATCAATGGCCTATATCCGCGAGCAACTCTTGGGTCCT GGTGATGCACAGACAGAACCTCTGTCAAAAAGGCCTCGAAAGTGA
- the LOC114372047 gene encoding hyccin produces the protein MSGDEATTVSAADSPEKVQTAIESLSSIVPSLSITTPTSLLSNPEIYSHISSLLRRPNSGAGDNNLCRWLYDTFQSGVTELQLLVLRFLPVIAGVYLSRVADRKPQAGFEAVLLALYAHETTSRAGQAVSVTIPDLAQPSLYHDPKALTPNNNKNINSSTELNVAVVSPSLEPHGTVRSTRRARIVGVALELFYAKIPHMPVSSKIDFCEFCKLWAGQDGDMYKNLEEEEDNGEESVVFVDAEAELEEKEKGKVESRVPLPWELLEPVLRILGHCLLGQNKRDVELFEAASEACRCLFARSMHDVNAKAILPIRSLLRLSKTLVQNNNELDPTELPFTDVISL, from the coding sequence ATGTCAGGCGACGAAGCCACCACCGTCTCCGCCGCAGACTCCCCGGAAAAAGTCCAAACCGCGATCGAATCCCTATCCTCCATCGTCCCCTCTCTCTCCATCACCACCCCCACCTCCCTCCTCTCCAACCCCGAAATCTACTCCCACATCTCCTCCCTCCTTCGGCGCCCCAACTCCGGTGCCGGCGACAACAACCTCTGCCGGTGGCTCTACGACACCTTCCAATCCGGCGTCACGGAACTCCAGCTCCTCGTCCTCCGCTTCCTCCCCGTCATCGCCGGCGTCTACCTCTCCCGCGTCGCCGACAGGAAACCCCAAGCCGGATTCGAAGCCGTCCTCTTAGCCCTGTACGCGCACGAAACAACCTCACGCGCCGGGCAAGCCGTGTCCGTCACGATCCCCGACCTCGCACAACCTAGCCTCTACCACGATCCAAAAGCGTTAACCCCTAATAACAACAAGAACATTAACTCCAGCACCGAACTCAACGTCGCTGTGGTGTCCCCTTCGCTTGAGCCACACGGCACCGTCCGGTCCACACGTAGAGCCCGAATCGTGGGCGTGGCGCTGGAGCTCTTCTACGCCAAAATCCCCCACATGCCGGTGTCCTCAAAGATCGATTTTTGCGAGTTTTGTAAACTGTGGGCGGGGCAAGACGGTGACATGTACAAGAATttggaagaggaggaggataATGGAGAAGaaagtgttgtttttgttgATGCTGAGGCGGAGCTtgaagagaaggagaaggggaaGGTGGAGTCTAGGGTTCCGCTGCCATGGGAGTTGTTGGAACCGGTTTTGAGGATTCTGGGGCACTGTTTGTTGGGGCAGAATAAGAGGGACGTGGAGCTTTTTGAGGCGGCGAGTGAGGCATGCAGGTGCTTGTTTGCCAGGAGCATGCATGATGTTAACGCCAAGGCTATTTTACCAATCAGGAgtctcttgaggctttccaAAACTCTTGTGCAAAATAATAACGAGCTTGATCCCACTGAGCTACCCTTCACTGATGTTATTTCTCTTTAA
- the LOC114400607 gene encoding F-box/WD-40 repeat-containing protein At5g21040, translated as MAFECLNNTEVSQNLAHFVANPGIGIVEPNQLSPKSFSEGVATSKFVPDTKSESGKGVKLKGASTINSKKGIKAPVSALNQLSIPGDVIFNCGLSITDLPPALISEILNCLDPKDLGVVSCVSTIFQRVASEHGAWKQFYCERWGLPTASLAVDSGVVDDDKSWRELFVEREFRTKTFMGRYSIDVLYGHTEAVRTVFLLASAKLIFTSGYDSVVRMWDMENGLSIASSRPLGCTIRAVAADRKLLVAGGTDGFIHCWRAVEDLLHLFELRATQNQNTEVRLWGHEGPITSLALDLTRIYSGSWDTTVRVWDRLSMKCSAVLRHSDWVWALVPHDTTVASTSGSDVYVWDTNSGALVTIVHNAHVGNTYALARSHTGDFLFTGGEDGAIHMYEIVNDGYESKTWHVAAWIPHSAAVYSLAFEFPWLVSASSDGKLALIDVRKLLRISKRALGKRVSKVKHLGGDIVEPPQRMLHGFKSNLFSVDIGAERIVSGGEEGVVRIWNFTEALEIERRARALRGIRLEHRMRRRKLQTELSNKSGRSDQCSVAAKKNSVTCIWPTKRGMSGKLKA; from the coding sequence ATGGCATTTGAGTGCCTAAATAATACTGAGGTTTCTCAAAATTTAGCACACTTTGTAGCAAATCCAGGCATAGGCATAGTTGAACCTAATCAACTTAGTCCCAAATCCTTCTCTGAAGGAGTAGCAACCTCAAAATTTGTGCCTGATACCAAATCTGAATCTGGGAAGGGTGTGAAGTTAAAGGGAGCATCCACGATTAATTCCAAGAAAGGCATCAAAGCCCCGGTCAGTGCTTTGAACCAACTCTCAATTCCTGGTGATGTGATTTTCAATTGTGGTTTGTCCATCACCGACCTTCCTCCGGCATTGATATCTGAGATTCTCAATTGCCTCGACCCGAAGGATCTCGGCGTTGTTTCGTGTGTCTCCACCATTTTCCAAAGAGTTGCCTCCGAGCACGGTGCTTGGAAGCAATTCTATTGTGAAAGGTGGGGGCTACCAACAGCTTCCTTGGCTGTGGATTCAGGTGTTGTGGATGATGATAAGTCATGGAGGGAACTTTTTGTGGAAAGGGAGTTTAGGACTAAGACTTTCATGGGACGTTATAGTATTGACGTGTTGTATGGCCACACTGAAGCAGTTCGGACTGTTTTCCTGTTGGCTTCTGCCAAGCTCATATTTACCTCTGGGTATGACTCTGTTGTGAGGATGTGGGACATGGAGAATGGGTTGTCAATTGCATCATCCCGACCCCTTGGTTGCACCATTCGTGCTGTTGCTGCAGATAGAAAACTATTGGTTGCTGGTGGTACTGATGGATTTATTCATTGTTGGAGGGCTGTTGAAGACCTACTTCACTTGTTTGAGCTCAGAGCCACACAAAACCAGAATACTGAGGTTCGACTATGGGGACATGAAGGTCCTATAACTTCGCTTGCTTTAGACTTGACAAGGATTTACAGTGGTTCATGGGACACAACTGTTCGAGTGTGGGACCGTCTTTCAATGAAGTGTAGTGCAGTGTTGAGGCACAGTGACTGGGTCTGGGCACTTGTCCCTCATGACACTACTGTTGCCAGCACATCAGGTTCAGATGTGTATGTTTGGGATACTAATAGTGGGGCTTTGGTGACCATTGTTCATAATGCTCATGTTGGTAATACTTATGCTTTGGCACGGAGCCATACAGGGGACTTCCTTTTTACTGGAGGTGAAGATGGTGCAATTCACATGTATGAGATTGTTAATGATGGCTATGAGTCTAAAACTTGGCATGTTGCTGCTTGGATTCCTCACTCTGCCGCTGTGTATTCCCTTGCCTTTGAGTTTCCATGGCTTGTTTCTGCATCAAGTGATGGCAAGCTAGCACTAATTGATGTGAGAAAGCTGTTGAGGATTAGCAAGCGAGCTCTAGGGAAAAGAGTTTCAAAGGTAAAGCATTTGGGTGGAGACATAGTGGAGCCTCCACAGAGGATGTTGCATGGATTTAAGAGCAATCTTTTCTCTGTGGATATAGGAGCTGAACGAATTGTCAGTGGAGGTGAAGAAGGTGTTGTCAGGATCTGGAATTTCACGGAAGCTTTGGAAATTGAACGGAGAGCCCGAGCATTAAGAGGAATACGATTAGAGCACAGAATGAGGCGACGGAAGCTTCAAACAGAGCTGAGCAATAAAAGTGGTCGGAGTGATCAGTGTTCAGTTGCAGCCAAGAAAAATTCTGTCACTTGTATTTGGCCCACTAAACGTGGCATGAGCGGAAAGCTGAAAGCATAG
- the LOC114400636 gene encoding GDSL esterase/lipase At1g71250-like — protein sequence MRRSIVVHSVPEVLLIGILSIVHGQFTDTPTTNAHVTNSSRVSALYVLGDSSVDCGDNTLFYPLLHGRLSLYPCNGSDATLLPQLLAEKIGLTSIRPFYGQNGSLEEVLGGLNFGSTQATIMNQGSYSHQSLNQQLRQVSETMQLLQLQLNEDTALQFIKSSIFFLSFGKEDYIELFLHNSSSSSGMMFRNSSQYFATILVNQVANAARYLYNANARKIICLGIMPLGCTPRMAWELNHTSAGDYNASSCVEHVNDLVFEYNRLLDEQIGKLNSEFSDAQMVFCDVYNGMMEIINEPRLYGFEDVKSACCGLGLNGAMIGCVSMDMACDQASTHVWWDLFNPTQAVNKILADAAWSGQPIPDLCRPITIHELVNMKV from the exons ATGAGAAGGTCTATTGTTGTTCATTCTGTTCCTGAAGTTCTGCTAATAGGCATTCTCAGCATAGTTCATGGACAGTTCACAGACACACCAACTACCAATGCTCATGTGACGAATAGCTCACGTGTGTCGGCATTGTATGTGTTAGGGGATTCCTCAGTTGATTGTGGAGACAACACTCTGTTCTACCCTCTGCTTCACGGTCGACTCTCTTTGTATCCATGTAACGGCTCTGATGCCACCCTTCTTCCTCAACTACTTG CTGAGAAGATTGGATTGACCTCAATCAGGCCATTTTATGGACAAAATGGATCTCTGGAGGAGGTTCTTGGTGGTCTCAACTTTGGGTCAACACAAGCTACAATCATGAACCAGGGAAGCTACAGCCATCAGTCTCTTAACCAACAACTACGCCAAGTTTCTGAGACTATGCAGCTGTTGCAACTGCAACTGAATGAGGACACTGCTCTCCAATTTATAAAATCCTCCATCTTTTTCCTGTCCTTTGGCAAAGAAGATTATATTGAACTATTCCTCCATAACTCTTCCAGTTCCAGCGGAATGATGTTTCGGAACAGTTCCCAATATTTTGCTACAATTTTGGTCAACCAAGTCGCAAATGCTGCAAGGTATCTTTATAATGCAAATGCAAGGAAAATCATATGTTTGGGAATTATGCCTCTGGGATGCACACCTCGTATGGCCTGGGAGTTGAATCACACATCAGCTGGAGATTATAATGCAAGCAGTTGTGTGGAACATGTCAATGACTTGGTCTTTGAATACAATAGATTGCTGGATGAACAAATAGGCAAGCTTAATTCGGAATTTTCTGATGCTCAGATGGTGTTCTGTGATGTTTACAATGGAATGATGGAGATTATCAACGAACCAAGGCTTTACG GTTTTGAAGACGTGAAGAGTGCATGTTGCGGACTTGGTTTGAATGGTGCCATGATAGGGTGTGTCTCCATGGACATGGCCTGTGATCAAGCTTCAACTCATGTTTGGTGGGATTTGTTCAACCCTACTCAAGCAGTCAACAAAATCCTAGCTGATGCAGCCTGGTCTGGCCAACCGATACCTGATCTTTGCCGTCCTATCACCATCCATGAATTGGTTAACATGAAAGTCTAG